TATAGCACATCAAAGTTTTAAGTTACACACTCAAAATATATAAAGCAACACTTGTCACGATCGACGTCTATTCTTCTCCCGACTCcagctcttcctcctcctctccttcatCCTCTTAAGTTCGAGACGACCCTTCGCACAATGGCGTGTGTCTTTGAGAAGGGGTTAGGGCGATTTCTCTTGTCGTGATTTGCCATTCTCTTGCAATTCTTACACTTACGTTTGGGTTTCCTAGCCAAcaccattgcttttgttttgtCGACAAACAATCTTTTTCCGGTCCCCTTGTTTTTCGAATTCTTTGGTGGCAATATCGTGACTACCTCACATGCCGTACAATTCAGAAATTTctccatttgttgatttttattcaaCACTTCCTCTAATGGTGAGAGGGACTGTCTAAATGATCTAATTACAGTGGAAAAGCTGTCAACATCAGCTATTCCTTTGTCTCGAAGGAGCCCTACTGACTTCATGAACTTCGACCACATTATTGACATTGCAATTTGTTTTTCATCGATGACTTGCATGTTTTCTGTTCCTTCACCATTAGATGTGAAAATCCTTAATCGGAGATACTCTTTCATCCATCTATTCAAAACATAATCTTCTGGTATAGTCTTTATCCCACTTCTTTGAAAAAATCCATATTATATGGCGGCATAGGATTAGGTTCTTTCAAACATCGTACAAGCTGCAGCTTGCTTTACGTGTACTGTGTCATCAGATAAAGCTATCATGTAAGTGTGAACGTTAAAAATAGTGTGActtatgtaaagtgtaaatgtattGAATTGTAAAGGGTAAATGTGAAGtcattagaagtgtaaatgtaatgatctaaagtgtaaatgtcatgaattgtaaagtgtaaatgctaagtaattagaagtgtaaatgtaatctaataggaagtgtaaatgttaaggtattagaagtgtaaatgtaatgaactaaagtgtaaatgtcatgaattgtaaagtgtaaatgctaagtaattagaagtgtaaatgtaatctaataggaagtgtaaatgttaaggtattagaagtgtaaatgttaagttataggggaTTTAcatgtgtaaatgtcatatgatgtaaagtgtaaatgtcatcaattgtaaagtgtaaatgttaagttaatAGAAGTGTATATgcaaactaataggaagtgtaaatgtaaactaatgggaagtgtaaatgttaagttattagaagtgtaaatgttaagttatattAATTTAAAAGAGGTAAAAACAGAAAGaggtaaatgtcatatgatgtaaagtgtattgaattgtaaagtgtaaatgttaagtcattagaagtgtaaatgtaatctaataggaagtgtaaatgttaaggtattagaagtgtaaatgttaagttataggggaTTTAcatgtgtaaatgtcatatgatgtaaagtgtaaatgtcatcaattgtaaagtgtaaatgttaagttaatAGAAGTGTATATgcaaactaataggaagtgtaaatgtaaactaatgggaagtgtaaatgttaagttattagaagtgtaaatgttaagttataggaatttaaaagaggtaaaaacagaaagtgtaaatgtcataggaaGTGTAAACTACATCTTTGTACACAACTTCAAAATTCTTCTTTCTGGTTGAATCTTTGACAATAGTTATCTCTATTTCGCCTCTCTCAGTGAAACCTCCTGTTCTACATGTATCAATTGAGAAGAAGGCTTCTTGTTTGAATTGGTTGAAAGCTGAATAGGTGTACACCTTTGCAGCATGAATCTCTAATGCCAGATGTGTTGACGCCGTTGCGGACGAGTGCTTATCCATGTTGTCAAGCTGCTTTTGTGTATGTCTTTGTTGGTCCATAGCGctctcaaaacgcatccaaaactcaaccaatgttcctgacttgtgctcaaacctcttgaaaaagctattttcgctctctgatctttgagttgtcctcataatcgacgccatcctcaagtctctgcaatgcgccatcacccactGTCCCCTTATAGCATATGTATCTGCAAACCAATCATTTACGCCAACACCATGATCTTGAACTATTTGCTCCCAGAGACCATCAAATTCTGTTTGCCTCAAGCtcatcgtcccatataatgttatCAATTTTACAGATGAAGTCATTATAGTCGCTTCTCGATACGCCAAACTTATTTGGcattttgttcattatatgccacatacagAACCAATGGCGCGCTGTCTTGAAAACAAGAGGGACAGATTTGATAATACAGGTCCCGATCGTAATTATGTACTCGGGTTCCTTACCCCCATTGCTATTAAAAACCGGCTGAAAACCCAATTAAACGACTCATAATCTTCCCTTGCAATTAGAGCCCCACGTAACGTCACGGATCGTTTATGGTGGTCAACACCTGTGAATGGTGTGAATACCATAGAATACTTATTGGTGGAGTAAGTTGGGTCGAATGACACCGCATCACCAATAATTTTGTAATTATCTCGGGCGGTACCGTCCGCCCAAATGGCCCTACGTAGGCTGCCATCATCGTCAAGGTCATAGTCAAAGTAGAAACCTTTTCTTGTTTCAGTCATTTCCTTGAAATGGTCAACAAACAACTGACCATCCCGTTCGTGAATGAAACATTTAACATCcctatggaagttcttaaaatcatttaagctTGCTCCAATGTTTTCGTATCCATTCACTTGTTCTTTGTAGATTCTGTATGTTTTTgttgctcctatcttcagctgCCAATTAATCATTCACAGATACGTCATATAAATATAACATGAATGGAATTATTTATTTAGTATAGAGACTGATTATGTATTACAAACCCTTGAGTTTGACACGATTATCATCTTGTGATAATCTGTTATGTTACGCGACAATTTTCTCGGAACTGTCGTCTCCGAAGTGAGATAAGCTCGTGATTGTGACCCTCGTGGAACCGGTCAATTACTAAAAGACCATTCTTCATATATAGTCGTATCCTCGCTTTACACCCCACTCTAGTGACCCTGAATATCCTCTGTGAATTCTCCCCATCCACTCCGCCATCCTGATCTTTTCTGGGCTTCTTGTGAGCGAAACCTTCTCGATTGCAGACGACGAGCTTTGACTTGATCTCACCGCCACGCCATTTTTTTGTTGTGTACCTACGTACATCAAACCCACAAACAATGGCGTATATCTTATAAAAAGTCACTGCATCATCAACACCCCCAAACTCCTGGCCGATGTACGGTGTAAACCTCTTCTCCACCTCCTTACACAGCTCTTGCCTATCAGGTTGAACCCCATTCTGTTTCACCAAGTCTGTAAATGTGCAcagagtgtaagtgtaaatgtaaatgtccTCAGATATGAAGTGTAAATTTTCTGttataaaagtgtaaatgtcatcaaaagtgtaaatgtcagaaCTATAGTAAAAAtaaacatccaaaagtgtaagtgtaaatgtcagtagAAACAAAGTGAAATGTACTgttctgaaagtgtaaatgtcatcaaaagtgtaaatgtcaaaacTATAGTAAAAgtaaacatccaaaagtgtaagtgtaaatgtcagtagaaacaaagtgtaaatgTTCTGTAATGTCAtgtgtaaatgtcagcaaaagtgtaaatgtcagcagaaatgcagtgtaaatgtgattctTTATAAGTGTAAAGTacaccaaaagtgtaaatgttttcAGAATGCTAACACaaattaaaactataatattaacagaaagtgtaaatgtaaaactatagcaaaaAGAGTAAACATCGAAATGTGTAGCAGAAACGAAGTATAAATGTGATtgtctgaaagtgtaaatgtcaacaaaagtgtaaaagtacaccaaaagtgtaaacgtgagcagcaatgcagtgtaaatgttatgctttaaaagtgtaaatgtcaacaaaagtggaAATGTCAacaaaaatataacaataaaaatgcaaatgttatgaattgtaaATGTCAAGAAAAGTGTAAAAGTacaccaaaagtgtaaatgtcaacaaaagtgtaaaagtacaccaaaagtgtaaacgtgagcagcaatgcagtgtaaatgttatgctttaaaagtgtaaatgtcaacaaaagtggaAATGTCAacaaaaatataacaataaaaatgcaAATGTTATGAAAAGTGTACCGTGTATGCAGATCACGGGGAAAAGTGTAAAGTGTAATTGACGGGAGAAAAGTGTAAACGTGAGCGATGAatgcgagtgtaaatgtgaggctttaaaagtgtaaatgtcaataaaagtgtaaatgttgtcagaatgctaactcacataaaaaatataacaattaaaatgcaaaggtgactataacaataAAAAAGTGTAAATTTTAAAGTACAGGAAAAGTGTAAACGTGAGCAAAGATATCTGATGTAAATGTGaggctttaaaagtgtaaatgtcaataaaagtgtaaatgttgtgaGAATGCTAAttcacataaaaaatataacaataaaaagtgtaaatgtaaaactacAACTAAAATGTtcatgtaaatgttgtcagaatgcgttCATGCAAATTTAAACTCAAATTAATGAAAACTCAGCAGGAAGATTTAATTCTAAGAATGAACAAATTCGATGACATGCAAATATGCAACACTGTAATG
This sequence is a window from Silene latifolia isolate original U9 population chromosome 8, ASM4854445v1, whole genome shotgun sequence. Protein-coding genes within it:
- the LOC141595339 gene encoding uncharacterized protein LOC141595339, whose amino-acid sequence is MDQQRHTQKQLDNMDKHSSATASTHLALEIHAAKVYTYSAFNQFKQEAFFSIDTCRTGGFTERGEIEITIVKDSTRKKNFEVVYKDVVYTSYDIYTFSLSDDTVHVKQAAACTIWMKEYLRLRIFTSNGEGTENMQVIDEKQIAMSIMWSKFMKSVGLLRDKGIADVDSFSTVIRSFRQSLSPLEEVLNKNQQMEKFLNCTACEVVTILPPKNSKNKGTGKRLFVDKTKAMVLARKPKRKCKNCKRMANHDKRNRPNPFSKTHAIVRRVVSNLRG
- the LOC141595340 gene encoding protein FAR1-RELATED SEQUENCE 7-like produces the protein MTVSVRENDYMQIEVAVDDLVKQNGVQPDRQELCKEVEKRFTPYIGQEFGGVDDAVTFYKIYAIVCGFDVRRYTTKKWRGGEIKSKLVVCNREGFAHKKPRKDQDGGVDGENSQRIFRLKIGATKTYRIYKEQVNGYENIGASLNDFKNFHRDVKCFIHERDGQLFVDHFKEMTETRKGFYFDYDLDDDGSLRRAIWADGTARDNYKIIGDAVSFDPTYSTNKYSMVFTPFTGVDHHKRSVTLRGALIAREDYESFNWVFSRFLIAMGVRNPST